The nucleotide sequence GGCAGCTGCCGCTGCCAGATTCAGGTTTAAGTTCACTGCTCCGTAGCCGTGCAGGGCAGCGGCTGCAGCGGCCGCTACCGCCCCGTAGTGCGCATCCCCGGAGCGCGGCGCGAAGGGCGGCTCAGCGCGGCCGTACAGCTCAGCCGCCGcggctgctgccgccgccgccaacCCCAGGCGCATCTGGCCGTTGAGCGGGTGCGGGTGGCCGCCGGGAGCTCCCGGCGTGTCGTGCAGCGCGGGGAAGAGCGCTGGGCCCCCGCCGCCGCTTCCGTCCGGGCCCGCGTAGGTGCCGCTGGCCGAGATGAACATGCCGGAGGAGTGGGAAGGCGGGGCCAGGTGCTGGGGGGAGACGGTGCCCGACCGCTGCTCCCCTCCGAGCGGGGCCCCGTGCATGGCCGCCGCGGGGGCCGTGGCGGAAAGGTCCCTCCGGAGGACGAAGTCCCTGCTGTGGCCTTtgccgctgctgccgccgccgccactgTTGGTGGTGGTGTAGCCCgagagggcaggaggaggagaaggagggggaggggtaaggggtgaaagggagggaggaagaggaggggctgggggcgggggcgcgGAGGGCAGCGTGCTGCCGCCGTCCGCGCCGCCAGGATAGGTGTGGGCTCCGGGGTGCGCGACCGAGGCTGCAGAGCGGGCGGCGGCCGCGGGAGCCTCAGGCTTTCCCGTGAGTGCCTGGGAAGGAGGGCTGAGGCCGAGCGTGCTGGCCTGGGCCATGTGCTCGGGTCCGAGCGTAGTGATGGCCACGCCGGGGTCAGCACCCAGGTCCCGGGGTCGGAGGTGCGTGGCTGTGGCCCGGAGTTGGGAGTGGGCTGGCGGGCTGGCCAGCGCTGGGAAGCCTGTCATATTCTGAAGAGGCCTGGCTTGAGCCGTTGCCAAATCCACTAATCTCAGCGCTGGCAGGTTCCTCTTGCTCAAAGGGGGCTCCATCAGAACTACACAATCAGACCCATAGACCCTCACTGGGGGTACTTTCCCCCCCTCTGCCCGCCTCCAAAAACACGTATATATTAAGCACTCTTTAACTTCTTTGTCCTGGCCTCCTAACTCTGCTTATTCCCGTTCCCACTCTGTCCTCCAGCGATTGGCAGAACGAACATCACATTTGAGCTGCACAGTGGGACCGAGATTTTGGAAATGGCACGGGTGGGATTGGAGAGAGCTGCGTGATTGGCAGCAGCCGCGGCTGCCCGATTGGCTCTCTTTCAGGCCCTTGGCCCAGCGGGGATCCGCCCCGGTGTTCGAGGCCGCCTTTGCTTTCGCTTCGCGCCCCCTCTTTCCCTGGAACCCTGCGTCCCCGCCTCCCCGGGGATGCCCAAGTTGCACTTGCAGAAAGTTTGCGCTGGGCGCGCGCGCGCAGATCTCTGAGTTTCCCTGACGCTTCTTGCAGAGAGCGTGCGCCGGCACGCGGCCGGAGGGCGCCGGGTGGCTTAGGGCTGGTGACCCCCCCGGGGACAAAAGGCGGGGGGAGGAGCCCCAACTTCAAATACCTCCGCTTCACCTCACGCAGCGTCCCTTCCAACATCCAAATACTTTCTACCTCCTCCCTTGGAAGAGCCTTAGGTAGTTCTCAGAAGGAGGAGGGTGAGCAGATGTTCGCCCGTCATCGTACTTGTAGAGGTGATGTTAGAAATTTCTTATTTGGGAAGGATTCCCAATCTGCCAAACGCTCACGTAGGGCTCAGAGACTGGAGACCGAATGAGGAAGGATATTAAAAGACCTATTGGTTGCAAAACAATTTGAGTGATTTGGCTCCGCAAAACAAGTGAAGTCAAAATAAATCTTTCCCAAAAGGACCCGTTTTACCTCGACATTTTAGCTCATGAAGTCCTTTTCAACATGCTTCAAAAGAGTTGGCTCGAAGTGTAATCTCACTGCTCATCGGTTCTAGATCTGCCACTTCCAATTAGATCTACCGGGGGGAAATCCTCGGGCAAGGATTCTAACTTTTGCCTCTGGCAGATAACAGTGGCAGGGCAGGCCAAACATCATCTCTCTAGAGGAAAGCGGCTAAATAAACGTATCCTTTAAGCAGAATTTCTCCTTCCGGTCCAGAGCGCACTCACATATGTACCTCAGTTCCTTCGAAAGGACCACAAATTAGAATtgattcaagaaaatatttttaaatcaagcaACATCTTCACTAtttaagaacagaataaataatcTTTTACCATGTTATCATTTTCTAATAAACTGATCTTGCAGGAGAGATGTCTTATTTTAAGACTATGAAAACTGGCTTTAACAAAAGCGCTCGAATCCCATATCTTGTTTTGCCATCAAATcagtttaaaaggtgaaataggTTCCTGCGTCACTTTTTGGGGAGTACTGTGGCATCCCCCAAAAGTTTACAGTTCTTAATGCCCTACAGTGTCACGtctgcttttcaaaatgaagCATCTTAAATGTTTGTGATGTTCCACAGATGCTCAAAATTTAAAGCCAgggcttttaattttaattttgctgttctgcataaaattatttgtaaaaaagtTATAATGAGtgaagtgtgattttttttttttcttttggggtcTAAAACATGTTGCCAGCTTAATTCGTTTTCAGTCCCAGTAAAAACAGACTGCATAAAGCCATCGTCTGGAAAGAGGTaagatatatttttcaaaaaaactgATTCGATAGCCCCATTTACTTGGTGTGAACAATGTTTAACAGGGAACTTCCCTGTGAGCCAGGGAAATGTCATTTCTCTTATAAAACTGAcaaccaaacaaagaaaacaatacaatcaAATTTCAAATGGGGTTTTTCTTTAAGTTTCAATGAAATTCAAATACGGGGAAATAAAGGCACTAATGTAAACACAacgaaaaaattttaataaataacagtGACAAAATCCACATCTGTATTTGAAGAGGACATGTCCTTTCACAATCTTCTTTTCAAAGACTTAAAATATCTCAAGCCAACCAGGCAAAAGTGGGGTGAAGCTGGTGCCATCTCTACGGATGTTTTATGAAGAAACCATCATATTTGCAATTTTCACCTCCATCTCCATTTCCTCTCAGAATATGTCAAATGAGTtatctttatttgaatttcttgaCAATGAGTATCAGTACTTCCATCATGGCAGCTTTGCGTTCAATCCTGCAGGttataagtaaaaagaaaacaaaccaaaaaaataaataaagaaggaagaaaataaacacaatctAGCCTTTAATATGGACTGTTGAGCATTTTTATTGTGCAATAAAATGGGTACCTCCACCCCCTTCAAAATAGCTTTTCCTCAAAATTATAACtgctttgttttattgaattGCTGAAATTTAATGGTTTAATGAGTGAAGGCATGAAGGAAAGGctgtaaaaatgtgaataatggTGCAGCAGAGCCATGCGGAATCTGGAACCCGCCTCCTTGTACAACTCTTGTTAAACACAGCGTGATATGTATCTGTCATCGATTTAATATGTCTTAATTCAAATATAGCTCCTTGatcaatttctttttatagaagccttaaaaaagaaaagactttctTAGGAAATAACAGAGATTTGGGTGGCGATTAGAAAGAGGGATTTTTGCAAAGTGCTTTTAATGAATATTTGCAAATTTGTGACCAAACCCAGACCCTAAAAAGATAATTGACTCAGGTAAATCGACTTGAGATGCTAATTCTTGAAAGCAAGAACTGGGAGCAAAATTTCAATCAACACCAATAAGCCGCCGATAAACCTCCTGCCAATTAAACCTGAGAAAAGGCCTAGCTAGATGGTCATCAGGAAGGCTCGCAGTGGATTTCCGGCATTGCCATTCTTTATAAAAgagctttttattttgtagacACGCTTTTTGTTATTGTGATGACCCGCCTGACCCCAGGTGCGCTGTTTCTTTTTCAGGCCATTTGGAAGCCAAATCAAATCTCCTTAACATCCCGAGTTTCTAAGGACCCAATAACTGTGTCACACTTTCTAACTAAACACCAACGATTTCCAGGGCTTTGAAGAAAATGATACtagtttaaaaaaagtaaaacggGGCTATGGAAGTCGTTATGGTAGTTCCCCTTCTGTGGATTTAGCTCCATATTTTCGTGGTAGCGCAGGTCGTCAGGGCGGACCCTCAAAACTCTTGCCCTAGTCTGCGCTTTTGCAGCAGAGGTGCTTGTGTGGGGGCAGCAACCTGGCAATTCATGGAAATTGCCTTTCTGGAGTTAACAGGTGCTCTTGGGGGAAGCATCGATTTCCAGACTTCACCTTTGCACCCCGAACTCTAACCTCCTCCCAGCTACCAAACAAAGGCGCGACGAGGTTGGGAGGTACAGTAAACGCCGAGCTGGCCTGAACCCCGGGGCCACGCCGCGCTCTCTGGAGATGCCCAGGCTGGTGCTAACGACTTCCCGCTGCGTGGAGGGGGACTGCGGCTCCTCGGTGCCCTCCGTTCGTCACTGAACACAGCCAAGTTTCCTTGCTATGGGTGTGGGCAATTAATAAACTCTAAGGGAAGTGAATTGGACATTTCCTGGCTTTTGAGCCTTCGTCTGATTGTGTCTGCAGGCGGGGGGAGGGGGTAAGCTGAGGACGGTGAGGTGGATAAGAAAGGAGCTGAGGACCCACCCAGCTGCCTTTTATTGCCCTTGGAATTGCTTTACGGCTCGGTCGTCCCGAGTGGTTTCTGCGAGGGCGGCCTCCTTGCAGAAGGGCTGTGTGCCCGGCGGATTTGGAGCGCCAAGTGCCATTTGGGCCGCGCCAGAGGCGGGTTCAACGGCGAACACGGTGCCCCAATTTACCCGAGGGATCCAAGGACTTTGAAGCCCAGCCCAAGGGCACCAGTGGGTGCTCAACTGGGAGGAGGCTTACTAgcagacattgaaaaaaaagagGGGATACATTCGAGAACTATCTAAAGCCAAGGTGAA is from Rhinolophus sinicus isolate RSC01 linkage group LG04, ASM3656204v1, whole genome shotgun sequence and encodes:
- the ZIC5 gene encoding zinc finger protein ZIC 5, which gives rise to MEPPLSKRNLPALRLVDLATAQARPLQNMTGFPALASPPAHSQLRATATHLRPRDLGADPGVAITTLGPEHMAQASTLGLSPPSQALTGKPEAPAAAARSAASVAHPGAHTYPGGADGGSTLPSAPPPPAPPLPPSLSPLTPPPPSPPPALSGYTTTNSGGGGSSGKGHSRDFVLRRDLSATAPAAAMHGAPLGGEQRSGTVSPQHLAPPSHSSGMFISASGTYAGPDGSGGGGPALFPALHDTPGAPGGHPHPLNGQMRLGLAAAAAAAAAELYGRAEPPFAPRSGDAHYGAVAAAAAAALHGYGAVNLNLNLAAAAAAAAAGPGPHLQHHAPPPAPPPPPAPAQHPHQHHPHLPGAAGAFLRYMRQPIKQELICKWIDPEELAGPPPPPPPPPAGGAKPCSKTFGTMHELVNHVTVEHVGGPEQSSHICFWEDCPREGKPFKAKYKLINHIRVHTGEKPFPCPFPGCGKVFARSENLKIHKRTHTGEKPFKCEFDGCDRKFANSSDRKKHSHVHTSDKPYYCKIRGCDKSYTHPSSLRKHMKIHCKSPPPSPGALGYSSVGTPVGAPLSPVLDPSRSRSSTLSPQVTNLNEWYVCQASGAPSHLHTPSSNGTTSESEDEEMYGNSEVVRTIH